Proteins encoded by one window of Macaca fascicularis isolate 582-1 chromosome 10, T2T-MFA8v1.1:
- the LOC102138569 gene encoding LOW QUALITY PROTEIN: protein FRG2-like-2 (The sequence of the model RefSeq protein was modified relative to this genomic sequence to represent the inferred CDS: inserted 4 bases in 3 codons; deleted 2 bases in 1 codon; substituted 3 bases at 3 genomic stop codons) yields MYKREVQQNNPQSAFGRVRVGSFHLSLNMGKENEDRDLHFSSIQGPTHQPPFPQIFREKSSDEKKTLKGKDKIASSHSREKHIQRKCPQGTLRNVFTRDAGRRVSHERVIRKKASEIDPFAAGSEPNPNKEENSEETKLKAGNNTARSKPESSSYRENCRKREIGSMDSCQDRAGNCPEEECSLTLEKKKSRSSAAVHNSEIQETYDAHHRGHSRACTXKRHRSXALXVQTPSHRKSFITSVXAMSEAIYQDLAQVQDQQIHSPLTWEQLTLLTRFXGPLCAQVQTFYAMATQAAXVFHAEGWLVPATLPGPGDSALDREAHPFPGQEITESVSGSDEAELGAP; encoded by the exons ATGTATAAAAGGGAGGTCCAGCAGAATAACCCACAGTCCGCCTTTGGACGAGTAAGAGTGGGCTCTTTTCACTTGAGCCTCAACAtgggaaaggaaaatgaagaccGGGATCTCCACTTCTCCTCCATCCAAGGCCCCACTCACCAGCCCCCTTTCCCACAGATCTTTAGAGAAAAGAGCTCAGATGAGAAGAAAACACTCAAAGGAAAAGACAAGATCGCCTCCTCCCATTCCAGAGAGAAGCACATACAAAGGAAA TGCCCTCAGGGGACTTTGAGAAATGTGTTCACTCGTGACGCTGGCAGAAGAGTTTCACATGAAAGAGTGATCCGCAAAAAAGCATCAGAGATAGACCCTTTTGCAGCAGGATCGGAGCCCAATCCAAACAAGGAGGAGAATTCTGAGGAAACCAAGCTCAAGGCCGGCAACAACACTGCCAGATCCA AACCAGAGTCCAGTTCATATCGGGAAAACTGCAGGAAAAGAGAAATTGGCTCCATGGACAGCTGCCAAGACAGGGCAG GGAACTGTCCAGAAGAGGAGTGCAGCCTGacgttggaa aaaaaaaaatcaagatcctCCGCTGCTGTGCACAACAGTGAAATCCAGGAGACATATGATGCTCACCATAGGGGACATTCCAGGGCTTGCA GCAAGAGGCACAGGTCTTAGGCCCTATGAGTCCAAACACCATCACATCGAAAAAGCTTCATAACCTCTGTGTGAGCTATGTCGGAGGCTATTTATCAAGACCTAGCCCAGGTGCAGGACCAGCAGATCCATTCTCCACTAACCTGGGAGCAGCTGACACTGCTCACTCGGT CGGGGCCTCTGTGTGCCCAGGTGCAGACATTCTATGCCATGGCCACCCAGGCAGC TGTCTTCCATGCTGAGGGCTGGCTTGTCCCAGCCACACTGCCTGGTCCTGGGGATTCAGCCCTGGATAGAGAAGCCCATCCCTTCCCTGGGCAGGAGATAACTGAGTCTGTCAGTGGATCAGatgaggctgagctgggagcaCCCTGA